The following coding sequences are from one Arachis hypogaea cultivar Tifrunner chromosome 7, arahy.Tifrunner.gnm2.J5K5, whole genome shotgun sequence window:
- the LOC112701667 gene encoding zinc finger CCCH domain-containing protein 5 isoform X5, with product MILILTEAAKMKENKGEEEEEKKEMSRKEKRKALKKMKRKQIRKEIAVKEREKEEARINDPDEKRRMQLLEQQEAERMESDRKLFEERERAWMELQQRIQQQQEQQQQQIDLLEESQSARNDNGSDNDDDQWEYVEEGPPEIIWQGNEIILKRNKVRVRISNKETKQNQHADDADRPTSNPLPPESHSNSFAQQVLENVAQQVPNFGTEQDKAHCPFHLKTGACRFGQRCSRVHFYPDKSCTLLMKNMYNGPGLAWEQDEGLEYTDEEVERCFEEFYDDVHTEFQKFGEIVNFKVCKNGAFHLRGNVYVQYKHLDSALLAYNTVNGRYFAGKQTCSHGTACNFIHCFRNPGGDYEWADSDRPPPKYWVKKMIALFGYSDDYEALGERENLSLQKNTGEMSRSDSFRYHSSRSRSRERDQLKSYSSRRKHGDERRQRTPDEAWNAHSKENKHKTLVSESNREWLEKDENRESHHKHYRKSSLHSDKDDSRRSHDEDFDTDLTITGKDDEVEHGKERRHCKKRKRDRRDRIYESESEHHTSRRKSSRQHSRDNRTGEAESNKDLFDQGDLEPHDSSRKNLRHRRFNHREDNKDYDSEHDEVDGDWSRRERHRRSGYREDIKDHENECDEVDRGWSRWDGDGRSHHKKKCSRHHHSPDVGLQ from the exons ATGATTCTGA TTCTGACTGAAGCGGCAAAGATGAAGGAGaataagggagaagaagaagaagaaaaaaaggagatGAGTCGGAAGGAGAAGCGGAAGGCATTAAAGAAAATGAAACGGAAGCAAATCAGGAAGGAGATTGCAGTTAAGGAGCGGGAAAAGGAGGAGGCTCGCATCAACGATCCCGACGAGAAGAGGAGGATGCAACTTCTGGAGCAGCAGGAGGCTGAGAGAATGGAGAGTGACAGGAAGCTTTTCGAGGAAAGAGAGAGGGCTTGGATGGAGTTACAGCAGAGGATCCAGCAGCAGCAGGAGCAACAACAGCAACAGATAGACCTTCTTGAAGAATCACAGTCGGCACGCAATGATAATGGTAGTGACAATGATGATGATCAATGGGAGTATGTGGAGGAAGGGCCTCCTGAGATTATCTGGCAAGGAAATGAGATTATCCTCAAGAGGAACAAAGTGAGGGTTAGGATTTCAAAtaaggaaacaaaacaaaatcag CATGCTGATGATGCTGATAGACCTACCTCAAATCCTTTACCCCCAGAATCTCACTCAAATTCATTCGCTCAGCAGGTGCTGGAGAATGTTGCTCAACAAGTACCCAATTTCGGAACAGAACAG GACAAAGCTCATTGCCCTTTTCATTTAAAAACTGGAGCATGCCGATTTGGTCAACGTTGTAGCAGAGTCCACTTTTACCCTGATAAATCCTGCACCCTTCTGATGAAAAACATGTACAATGGTCCTGGCCTGGCTTGGGAGCAAGATGAAGGCCTTGAG TACACGGATGAGGAGGTTGAACGCTGTTTTGAAGAATTTTATGATGATGTTCATACGGAGTTCCAGAAATTTGGAGAAATTGTGAACTTCAAG GTGTGTAAAAATGGTGCATTTCACTTGAGAGGAAATGTCTACGTTCAGTATAAACATTTGGACTCTGCTCTGCTTGCTTACAACACTGTTAATGGGCGCTACTTTGCTGGGAAACAG ACTTGTTCTCATGGAACAGCATGCAATTTTATACACTGTTTCCGAAATCCTGGTGGAGACTATGAATGGGCTGATTCTGATAGACCGCCCCCAAAATATTGGGTGAAAAAGATGATAGCATTATTTGGTTATTCTGATGATTATGAGGCTTTAGGGGAGCGAGAAAATTTGAGTTTGCAAAAGAATACCGGGGAGATGTCAAGATCAGATTCTTTCAG gtaccactcAAGTAGATCAAGATCTAGGGAGAGGGATCAGTTGAAAAGTTATTCTAGCAGAAGAAAACATGGAGACGAACGAAGGCAAAGAACTCCCGATGAGGCATGGAATGCCCATTCAAAAGAGAATAAGCACAAAACTCTGGTTTCTGAATCCAATAGGGAATGGctagaaaaagatgaaaataggGAAAGTCACCATAAACATTACAGAAAAAGCTCGTTACATAGTGACAAGGATGACAGTCGCAGAAGCCATGATGAGGATTTTGATACAGATTTGACTATAACTGGTAAGGACGATGAAGTAGAACATGGAAAAGAACGACGACACTGTAAGAAACGGAAGAGAGATAGAAGGGATCGGATTTATGAGTCCGAATCAGAGCACCATACCAGTAGAAGGAAAAGTTCACGGCAGCACAGTAGGGACAATAGAACCGGTGAAGCTGAATCTAATAAAGATTTGTTTGATCAAGGAGACTTGGAACCTCATGATAGCTCTAGGAAAAACTTGAGACACAGGAGGTTTAACCATCGAGAAGACAACAAAGACTATGATAGTGAACATGATGAAGTTGATGGAGATTGGTCACGGAGAGAGAGACACAGAAGATCTGGCTATCGAGAAGACATTAAAGACCATGAAAATGAATGTGATGAAGTCGATAGAGGTTGGTCACGGTGGGATGGGGACGGAAGATCGCATCATAAAAAGAAGTGTTCAAGACACCACCACTCACCAGATGTTGGATTACAGTGA